The genomic region ACTCATATAATAATTCCGTCTGAAAATGACCAGGGTTTTAATTGCATTGACAAGTTACAACGAAGCATTCTTTACTGATGGTGCGAAGACCGGTGTCTTTGCTGTGGAAGCGCTACATCCTTTCAATTATTACAAGGAACAAGGTTACGACGTCGACTTTGTTTCAGAGACTGGTAAGTACGGTTTCGATGAGCACTCTTTGTCAGCAGACTTCTTAAGCGGCAAAGACAAGGAGCAATTCGAAGACAAGAACTCTGCGTTCAACCAAGCTTTAGCCAAAACAAAGGTTGCTGCTGATGTTAACCCATCCACCTATAAAATCTTCTTTGCCTCTGCCGGCCACGGTACGTTATTCGATTATCCAACTGCCAAGAATTTACAAAAAATAGCCTCTGATATATATGCTAATAATGGTGTTGTGGCTGCTGTTTGCCATGGTCCGGCAATCTTTGATGGTTTGACTGATAAAGATACTGGTAAACCGTTGATTCAAGGTAAAGTTATTACTGGTTTTACCGATATTGGTGAAGAAATCCTAGGTGTTGCCGATATactaaaacaaaagaagttaGATACTGTGGAAGACATCGCTAAGAAGTATCATGCAAAGTACATGGCCCCAATTGGTCCATGGGATGATTTTTCGATTGCTGATGGTAGGTTAGTTACGGGTGTCAATCCAGCATCGGCTAGTTCCACTGCCAAGAGAACTGATCAAGTATTGAATAGCCTCAACTA from Kluyveromyces lactis strain NRRL Y-1140 chromosome D complete sequence harbors:
- a CDS encoding uncharacterized protein (highly similar to uniprot|Q04432 Saccharomyces cerevisiae YDR533C), encoding MTRVLIALTSYNEAFFTDGAKTGVFAVEALHPFNYYKEQGYDVDFVSETGKYGFDEHSLSADFLSGKDKEQFEDKNSAFNQALAKTKVAADVNPSTYKIFFASAGHGTLFDYPTAKNLQKIASDIYANNGVVAAVCHGPAIFDGLTDKDTGKPLIQGKVITGFTDIGEEILGVADILKQKKLDTVEDIAKKYHAKYMAPIGPWDDFSIADGRLVTGVNPASASSTAKRTDQVLNSLN